The following are encoded together in the Drosophila takahashii strain IR98-3 E-12201 chromosome X, DtakHiC1v2, whole genome shotgun sequence genome:
- the Alms1a gene encoding centrosome-associated protein Alms1a: protein MSSSRHRRPAKSSRVPPQAREYITELAEDRELERFMAFSSTASSGASGSTHSCPLASVLGRRRECPAAEEQLLQLPVSPATSKPNPAQPSTAKTPGSREKTDEYTIIPILMSSSPSRRPVAATQTMSQSVEDLRTPTKPPKEMQTKKTQTPESALKSHKRLEWDPAADVGYYKRAVSTSNISTLERSVLEECGWRQPIQQRSETDLDRLQRQEAEEPSPMPDKPAPPLASSTFVNRSDRGKPSSSRMGSLGSSLSSRREDSEEINHSRSRKEDSSASSLPKDSRKESARGSSSKEVSQGISTKVDSLGSSRKEEPRLSSRVQDPQVSSRRASVVGSQRESLGSYRRDDSRLNSQNSSRIGSQMSSRVEHSRASSRRESQATSLYGSSAASSFDYHINMEQQQRENESKREPKRKEHDREPKQLAKEQRKAEQREKEREQERQYTAAQFERILGSRRHENKENQQPQKAAEPAEPTSSTSSVAMGSGSGPRGELDLGIDLLCSLVKTRSLSQGQKKKLVRDIARRISCLDLAESGSSLRSLRSNQSSNTREQPKDPLPVQRQDMATNTSEIGEPVTLPVPAPRKLAITASIPSPLPTSFSNSGSTSASHEVITQKANDAASTDADGDLQEWLNPMTQSEIEYEQRLKGGAESERRNQLNWIDTEIRRLQALQKLLGDTTTQAALPRSSVQIETDKGSQCSSDKLLSAVPSVQMPDSERRTPQPPVRVESVGTKELPPPPPHLDQQKPQSRKKMATPVLQSRSSTSGGGRSESVCSFVQQRQRQFREHYQNQQQQQQLLLLQQQQLHQQQQQQKRQHSSEQQQYMQMQYAQAAGSAYATPHLSGSAGYSCADNEGAAIYYQVVNSQGASSYVQAAMVVAGTSPNEGAAAAGGGTSRTTTTTSSSSSMMCISSDISIPMGMVNTCETTTTTTTHQYDDVACQRVRRLPKEARRQPECMQRQTLQVRPQAIAYVIQFTASGGSEVLPQTRSLQDQLQLARPEFCAKSKQRKAILNQMQMIRNVRRREMDNLLGENTSLETLDRRLQQLPPPATSRLRVFTTREMKAMTTKRCQSLPEVLAAQNREKEERRRRCNRLMRDVFNKRLQSRVANGQLSLNHSRTII, encoded by the exons ATGTCCAGCTCCCGGCATCGCAGGCCGGCGAAATCCTCTCGCGTTCCGCCGCAGGCGAGGGAATATATCACGGAATTGGCCGAGGATCGGGAACTGGAGCGATTCATGGCCTTCTCCTCGACGGCGAGCAGTGGCGCCAGCGGGAGCACCCACAGTTGCCCCCTGGCCAGCGTCCTAGGGCGTCGCAGGGAGTGTCCAGCGGCGGAGGAGCAGCTCCTGCAGCTGCCAGTTTCACCGGCTACGAGTAAACCCAATCCCGCCCAGCCGAGCACAGCAAAAACCCCAGGAAGCCGGGAGAAAACCGATGAGTACACCATTATACCCATTCTAATGTCCAGCAGTCCCAGTCGTCGTCCCGTGGCCGCCACTCAGACCATGTCCCAATCCGTGGAGGATCTGCGCACGCCCACCAAGCCGCCTAAAGAGATGCAGACGAAGAAAACCCAGACACCCGAGTCGGCTCTCAAGTCGCACAAGCGCCTGGAATGGGATCCGGCGGCCGATGTGGGCTACTACAAGCGGGCGGTGTccaccagcaacatcagcaccCTGGAGCGCTCCGTGCTGGAGGAGTGCGGCTGGCGTCAGCCCATCCAGCAGCGATCCGAGACGGATTTGGATAGGCTGCAGCgccaggaggcggaggagccgTCGCCCATGCCGGATAAACCGGCGCCACCACTGGCTTCGAGTACGTTTGTCAATCGCAGCGATCGCGGGAAGCCCTCGAGCTCTAGAATGGGTTCCCTAGGGAGTTCCCTGAGCTCCAGGAGGGAGGATTCCGAAGAGATTAACCACAGCAGGTCCAGGAAGGAGGATTCCTCGGCTAGTTCTCTCCCAAAAGATTCAAGGAAGGAGTCTGCGAGGGGCAGTTCCTCGAAAGAGGTTAGCCAAGGCATTTCCACGAAGGTAGACTCGCTCGGCAGCTCCAGGAAAGAGGAACCAAGACTCAGCTCACGGGTACAGGATCCTCAGGTCAGTTCCCGCCGAGCATCGGTGGTTGGCTCGCAAAGGGAGTCGCTGGGCAGCTACAGAAGAGACGACTCGCGGCTCAACTCGCAGAACAGCTCGAGAATAGGATCACAAATGAGCTCCAGAGTGGAGCATTCCCGCGCCAGTTCCAGGCGAGAATCCCAGGCCACCTCGCTGTATGGCAGTTCGGCGGCCAGTAGCTTCGATTACCACATCAacatggagcagcagcagagggAAAATGAGTCAAAGAGGGAGCCAAAGAGGAAGGAGCATGATAGAGAACCAAAGCAGCTGGCCAAGGAGCAGAGGAAAGCTGAGCAGCGGGAAAAGGAGCGCGAGCAGGAGCGCCAGTACACGGCGGCCCAGTTCGAGAGGATCCTGGGCAGTCGGCGGCACGAGAACAAGGAGAATCAGCAGCCGCAGAAAGCAGCTGAACCCGCTGAACCCACATCCTCCACATCCTCGGTGGCAATGGGATCGGGTTCGGGGCCCCGGGGAGAACTGGATCTGGGCATCGATTTGCTGTGCTCCCTGGTGAAAACCCGCAGCCTCAGCCAGGGACAGAAGAAGAAGCTTGTGCGGGACATAGCCAGGCGCATTTCCTGCCTGGACTTGGCCGAATCCGGCAGCAGTTTGCGCTCCCTGCGGAGCAATCAGTCCAGCAACACGAGGGAACAGCCGAAGG ACCCACTTCCTGTGCAGCGGCAGGATATGGCCACGAATACGTCGGAAATTGGGGAGCCCGTCACTCTGCCCGTTCCCGCTCCTCGAAAGCTGGCAATCACCGCATCTATACCCTCGCCACTGCCCACCAGCTTCTCGAACAGCGGCTCAACGAGCGCCTCGCACGAGGTGATCACCCAAAAGGCCAACGATGCCGCCTCCACGGATGCCGATGGCGATCTGCAGGAGTGGCTGAATCCCATGACCCAGAGCGAAATAGAGTACGAGCAGCGGCTGAAGGGAGGCGCCGAATCGGAGCGGCGGAACCAGCTCAACTGGATCGACACGGAGATTCGACGGCTGCAGGCGCTGCAGAAACTTCTGGGCGATACCACCACTCAAGCCGCTTTGCCGCGCAGTTCGGTGCAGATCGAGACGGACAAGGGATCGCAGTGCTCCAGCGATAAGCTGCTGTCGGCGGTGCCTTCGGTGCAGATGCCGGATTCCGAGAGAAGAACTCCGCAGCCCCCCGTAAGAGTAGAATCAGTGGGAACAAAGGAGctgccaccaccaccgccccaTCTCGACCAGCAGAAGCCGCAGAGCCGCAAGAAGATGGCCACGCCAGTGCTCCAATCGCGTAGCTCCACCAGCGGCGGTGGCCGCAGCGAGAGCGTCTGTTCCTTTGTCCAGCAAAGGCAGCGGCAGTTCCGCGAGCATTACcaaaaccagcagcagcagcagcagttgctgttgctccagcagcagcagctccaccagcagcagcagcaacagaaacGGCAGCACAGCTCG gagcagcagcaatacATGCAGATGCAGTACGCCCAGGCGGCGGGCAGTGCCTATGCCACGCCCCATTTGAGCGGCAGTGCCGGCTACAGCTGTGCGGATAACGAGGGGGCAGCCATCTACTATCAAGTGGTCAACTCCCAGGGAGCCTCTAGCTACGTGCAGGCAGCCATGGTGGTCGCAGGGACATCGCCAAACGAaggagcagcggcagcgggagGAGGAACCAGCagaaccaccaccaccaccagttCCTCGTCCTCGATGATGTGCATCAGTTCGGACATATCCATACCCATGGGCATGGTGAATACGTGTGAGACGACCACCACGACCACCACGCATCAGTACGACGATGTGGCCTGCCAGCGGGTGCGGAGGTTGCCCAAGGAGGCGAGGCGGCAACCGGAGTGCATGCAGCGACAGACGCTGCAAGTGCGTCCCCAGGCCATCGCCTACGTCATCCAGTTCACCGCGTCGGGCGGCAGTGAGGTGCTGCCCCAGACGCGCTCCCTGCAGGATCAACTGCAGCTGGCCCGTCCCGAGTTCTGTGCCAAGTCCAAGCAACGCAAGGCCATCCTCAATCAGATGCAGATGATCCGGAATGTGCGGCGCCGCGAGATGGACAATCTGCTGGGCGAGAATACCAGTTTGGAGACGCTGGACAGGCGACTGCAGCAGCTGCCGCCGCCTGCCACTT CTCGTTTAAGGGTATTTACCACCAGGGAAATGAAGGCCATGACCACCAAACGTTGTCAAAGTTTGCCGGAAGTGTTGGCCGCTCAGAATCGCGAAAAGGAGGAGCGAAGGCGTCGCTGCAATCGCCTGATGCGGGATGTCTTTAATAAG CGCCTTCAAAGTCGCGTGGCCAATGGACAACTCTCGCTAAATCACAGCAGGACAATCATCTAG
- the peb gene encoding ras-responsive element-binding protein 1: MLAAQQQQQQQHNNSTAETEMERQRRDSTTSESSLEHLDLGRTPKKLGGSGGSAQTTSTPHELTAATSRKRKLRQLQQQQLNHQQQDLLSDEEEEEERDEDEEPRNLGRHKQRRSTQASIVVDYSGGDASSLRKKFRLNRSAAASLSESGFVDASSTAHSGYLGNSNSSTANNNNSTTAVSSGAGAGVAPPGGASSSSGSSSSGGSGGSSPQGGLCLSSGESGIGAGDEHMKYLCPICEVVSATPHEFTNHIRCHNYANGDTENFTCRICSKVLSSASSLDRHVLVHTGERPFNCRYCHLTFTTNGNMHRHMRTHKQHQAAQSQQQQQSQSQQQQSQQSQQQRRQQQQQNPAQQQQQQLVATAGRAESYESDASCSTDVSSGHSRSSSSFNNNNNSHKANNNLKELEDEVVVVDPQESKQRRQKTTINNNNIIDREEDRDNLDDEEDREEEADVAMLTSTPDVATLLAGASASGAASRSPSPSPPASPASLLLSCPACGASDFETLPALCAHLDARHSDIPAKCRDCEVIFASHRQLQAHCCRGSSVLPPLLGASSSPLHGDEDLEEEDADRKERMPSDDFFQQLYLKQKASASSGAISHPPSPIKHEPADSKDLADIQSILNMTSSSSSFLRNFEQSVNTPSSSQYSLDGRDQEEEAQDAFTSEFRRMKLRGEFPCKLCSCVFPNLRALKGHNRVHLGAVGPAGPFRCNMCPYAVCDKAALVRHMRTHNGDRPYECAVCNYAFTTKANCERHLRNRHGKTSREEVKRAIVYHPAEDAGCEDSKSRLGEDLADLSFRSISPTPPPSGVVAPLNESSTSSSQLKHMLLGENLHPVAQPPLKIQVKSLDQLVDKKPSVAAPPKQQEVEKDFSMDVLDLSKKPTASVTPTPTALPTVVPGAPSDLAALALEQQQLLLAQQQLFGAGGDAASQYMQQLFRSLMFQSQTSGFPFFPFMAPPPPQQQQSPLVSSEKAPLVSPPSRLSSLNPLPVGVGVPVPVPPGGPVKMVIKNGVLMPKQKQRRYRTERPFACEHCSARFTLRSNMERHVKQQHPQFYAQRQRSGHHVMRGRGASSAAAAAAAAAAAAAASSTTSANHHHGSHGHAPISEQVKYAILAQQLKAHKNTDLLQQALAHGSSSVAGNPLLHFGYPLTTPSPLGVNGGHPIAMDDDEPKLIIDEDEDHEVEAEAEEEFEEDEEEELEELDEPEVEMEMEQPEQQPVEEDAEEEELPKPLEQNEAAQKMAETILEQAIKAGKPTASPQENPQEEKALVTMQEPPSSASSLKNMIAQAESVGKSLKEVASSPFKDESQDLVPVAKLVDNATSQTMSFNSYFRPSDVANHMEQSDEEGLVASGSASESNNSGTEDVTSSSSGSEPKKKSAYSLAPNRVSCPYCQRMFPWSSSLRRHILTHTGQKPFKCSHCPLLFTTKSNCDRHLLRKHGNVESAMSVYVPTEDVSEPIPVPKSVEEIELEEQRRRQEKERELERERERERELERERELEKERELEKEKERERQQLIQKLAAQMNAAAAAAAAAGGSGGAAAADALAGGDLPYKCHLCEGSFAERLQCLEHIKLAHAHEFALLLAKGAIENESLEAANPHQQQQQQSSSVHSDDEATNGNGSRGKYPDYSNRKVICAFCVRRFWSTEDLRRHMRTHSGERPFQCDICLRKFTLKHSMLRHMKKHSGRAHNGDNPGSDCSDDEQVMSSPPGTPAPVAPPAATPNPPVNNNNSCHVNNNNGGGAAAKGLGLKLPKLHELLDKASEWRASRLGEHKENLGEATPSPAAVAGSDLIGNLLGISDQGILNKLLSSADEAAKLLGVDNK; encoded by the exons ATGCTCGCcgcacagcaacagcagcagcagcagcacaacaacagcacagcggaaacggaaatggagCGCCAGCGCCGGGACTCCACCACCTCGGAGTCATCCCTGGAGCACCTGGACCTGGGTCGCACGCCCAAGAAGCTGGGTGGCAGCGGTGGCTCCGCCCAGACCACCTCCACGCCCCACGAATTGACGGCGGCGACGTCGCGCAAGCGCAAACTCCGccaattgcagcagcagcaactcaaTCACCAGCAGCAGGATTTGCTgagcgacgaggaggaggaggaggagcgcgacgaggacgaggagccCCGGAATCTGGGGCGGCACAAGCAGCGCCGCAGCACCCAGGCCTCCATTGTGGTGGACTACAGCGGCGGCGATGCCAGTTCGCTGCGCAAGAAGTTCCGCCTGAATCGCTCGGCGGCGGCCAGTCTCTCGGAATCGGGATTCGTGGATGCCAGCAGCACGGCCCACAGTGGCTATCtgggcaacagcaacagcagcaccgccaataacaacaacagtaCCACCGCAGTTTCTAGTGGTGCAGGTGCTGGGGTGGCTCCACCTGGCGGAGcctccagcagcagcggcagcagcagcagcggcggatCCGGCGGCTCCTCGCCGCAGGGCGGCCTGTGCCTCTCCAGCGGCGAGTCGGGCATCGGAGCCGGGGACGAGCACATGAAGTACCTGTGCCCCATCTGCGAGGTGGTCTCGGCCACGCCGCACGAGTTCACCAACCACATCCGGTGCCACAACTACGCCAACGGCGACACGGAGAACTTCACCTGCCGCATTTGCTCCAAG GTGCTATCCTCGGCCTCATCCCTGGACAGACACGTGCTGGTGCACACGGGCGAGCGGCCCTTCAACTGCCGCTACTGCCACCTGACCTTCACCACCAACGGCAACATGCACCGCCACATGCGCACCCACAAGCAGCATCAGGCAGCGCagtcgcaacagcagcagcagtctcagtcgcaacagcaacagtcGCAACAGTCGCAACAGCAACGcagacagcaacagcagcagaatcccgcccagcagcagcagcagcaactggtGGCCACCGCGGGACGAGCGGAGAGCTACGAGAGCGACGCCAGCTGCTCCACGGACGTCTCCAGTGGCCAcagtcgcagcagcagctccttcaacaacaacaacaactcgcACAAGGCCAACAACAACCTGAAGGAGCTGGAGGacgaggtggtggtggtggatcCGCAGGAGAGCAAGCAGCGCCGCCAGAAGACGACCatcaataacaacaacattaTCGATCGGGAGGAGGATCGGGATAATTTAGATGACGAGGAGGATCGGGAGGAGGAGGCCGATGTGGCCATGCTGACCAGCACACCGGATGTGGCCACCTTGCTGGCCGGAGCCAGTGCCTCCGGCGCGGCCTCCCGTTCGCCCTCCCCCTCGCCGCCGGCCTCGCCCGCCTCCCTGCTGCTCAGCTGCCCCGCCTGCGGAGCCTCCGACTTCGAGACGCTGCCCGCCCTGTGCGCCCATTTGGATGCTAGGCACTCGGATATCCCGGCCAAGTGCCGCGACTGCGAGGTGATCTTCGCCAGCCACCGCCAGCTGCAGGCGCACTGCTGTCGCGGATCCTCTGTCCTGCCGCCGCTCCTGGGAGCCAGTAGTTCGCCCCTCCATGGGGATGAGgatctggaggaggaggatgcggACCGCAAGGAGCGCATGCCCAGCGACGACTTCTTCCAGCAGCTGTACCTTAAGCAGAAGGCCTCCGCCTCCTCTGGCGCCATCTCGCATCCTCCCTCGCCCATCAAACACGAGCCGGCGGACAGCAAGGATCTGGCCGACATCCAGAGCATCCTGAACATGACCAGCTCCAGCTCGAGCTTCCTGCGCAACTTCGAGCAGTCGGTGAACACGCCCAGCTCGAGTCAGTACAGTTTGGATGGCCGGgatcaggaggaggaggcccaGGATGCCTTCACCTCGGAGTTCCGCCGCATGAAGCTGCGCGGCGAGTTCCCCTGCAAGCTCTGCAGCTGCGTCTTTCCCAATCTGCGTGCGCTGAAGGGTCACAACCGGGTGCATCTGGGTGCAGTGGGTCCGGCGGGACCCTTTCGCTGCAACATGTGTCCCTATGCCGTGTGTGATAAGGCCGCTCTGGTGCGGCACATGCGCACCCACAACGGAGATCGTCCCTACGAGTGCGCCGTCTGCAACTACGCCTTCACCACCAAGGCGAACTGCGAGCGGCATCTGAGGAACCGGCATGGGAAGACCTCGCGGGAGGAGGTGAAGCGGGCCATTGTCTACCATCCGGCGGAGGATGCCGGCTGCGAGGACAGCAAGTCGCGTCTGGGCGAGGATCTGGCCGATCTGAGCTTCCGTTCGATTAGCCCCACGCCTCCTCCATCGGGAGTAGTGGCGCCTCTGAATGAGAGCAGCACTAGCAGTTCCCAGCTGAAGCACATGCTCCTGGGTGAGAACCTTCATCCGGTGGCCCAGCCGCCGCTTAAGATTCAGGTGAAATCCCTCGACCAGCTGGTGGACAAGAAGCCCTCGGTGGCAGCTCCTCCCAAGCAGCAGGAAGTGGAGAAGGACTTCAGCATGGATGTGCTGGATCTCAGCAAGAAGCCTACAGCCTCTGTTACGCCCACACCCACTGCCCTGCCCACTGTGGTGCCAGGTGCTCCCTCGGATTTGGCTGCCCTCGCtttggagcagcagcagttgctcctcgcccagcagcagctgttCGGCGCTGGCGGGGATGCCGCCTCCCAGTACATGCAGCAGCTCTTCCGCAGCCTCATGTTCCAGTCGCAGACCTCCGGCTTTCCCTTCTTCCCCTTCATGGCGCCCCCGccgccccagcagcagcaatcccCGCTGGTGAGTTCCGAGAAGGCGCCCCTGGTGAGTCCACCTAGTCGCCTCAGTTCCCTGAATCCCCTGCCAGTGGGAGTGGGTGTGCCCGTGCCCGTTCCACCCGGTGGCCCCGTGAAAATGGTCATTAAGAACGGAGTGCTGATGCCCAAGCAGAAGCAGCGACGCTACCGCACCGAGCGACCCTTCGCCTGCGAGCACTGCTCGGCGAGATTCACCCTGCGCTCGAACATGGAGCGCCACGTGAAGCAGCAGCATCCGCAGTTCTACGCGCAGCGGCAGAGGAGCGGTCACCATGTGATGAGGGGCAGGGGAGCCTCCagtgcggcagcagcagcagcagccgccgcagccgccgcagcagccTCCTCCACCACCTCCGCGAATCACCACCATGGCAGCCATGGCCATGCCCCCATCTCGGAGCAGGTCAAGTACGCCATTCTCGCCCAGCAGCTGAAGGCGCACAAGAACACCGATCTGCTGCAGCAGGCCTTGGCCCATGGCTCCAGCAGCGTGGCCGGGAATCCGCTCCTGCACTTCGGCTATCCCTTAACCACGCCCAGTCCCTTGGGAGTCAACGGGGGTCATCCCATTGCCATGGATGATGATGAGCCCAAGCTGATCATAGACGAAGATGAGGATCATGAGGTGGAGgccgaggcggaggaggagttcgaggaggacgaggaggaggagctagAGGAGCTGGATGAGCCGGaggtggagatggagatggagcagCCCGAGCAGCAGCCAGTTGAAGAGgatgccgaggaggaggagctgcccaAGCCACTGGAGCAAAACGAGGCGGCCCAGAAGATGGCCGAGACCATACTGGAGCAGGCCATCAAGGCGGGCAAGCCAACCGCCAGTCCACAGGAGAATCCTCAAGAGGAGAAAGCACTAGTGACCATGCAGGAACCACCCAGCTCGGCAAGCAGCCTCAAAAACATGATTGCCCAGGCCGAGTCCGTGGGCAAATCCCTCAAAGAGGTGGCCAGTTCGCCGTTCAAAGACGAATCCCAGGACCTGGTGCCGGTGGCCAAGCTGGTGGACAACGCCACCAGCCAGACGATGAGCTTCAACAGCTACTTCCGGCCCAGCGACGTGGCCAACCACATGGAGCAGAGCGACGAGGAGGGCCTGGTGGCCTCTGGCAGTGCCAGCGagagcaacaacagcggcaCCGAGGACGTCACCTCCAGCAGTTCGGGCAGCGAGCCCAAGAAGAAGTCCGCCTACAGTTTGGCGCCCAATCGGGTCTCCTGTCCTTATTGCCAGCGGATGTTCCCCTGGAGCAGCTCGCTGCGCCGGCACATCCTCACCCACACCGGGCAGAAGCCCTTCAAGTGCTCCCACTGCCCGCTGCTCTTCACCACCAAGAGCAACTGCGACCGCCATCTGCTGCGCAAGCACGGCAACGTGGAGTCGGCCATGTCGGTCTATGTGCCCACCGAGGACGTGAGCGAGCCCATTCCGGTGCCCAAGTCGGTGGAGGAGATcgagctggaggagcagcGGCGTCGCCAGGAGAAGGAGAGGGAGTTGGAGCGGGAAAGGGAGCGGGAAAGGGAGCTGGAAAGGGAGAGGGAGCTGGAGAAGGAGCGTGAgctggagaaggagaaggagcggGAGCGCCAGCAGCTCATCCAGAAGCTGGCGGCCCAGATGaatgccgctgccgctgccgccgctgcagcAGGAGGATCTGgcggagcagctgcagcggaTGCCCTGGCTGGCGGAGATCTGCCCTACAAGTGCCATCTCTGCGAGGGATCCTTCGCAGAGCGACTGCAGTGCTTGGAGCACATCAAGCTGGCCCATGCCCACGAGTTTGCCCTGCTCCTGGCCAAGGGAGCCATCGAGAACGAGTCGCTGGAGGCGGCCAAtccccaccagcagcagcagcagcagtcgtcGTCTGTCCACTCCGATGACGAGGCAACCAATGGCAACGGAAGTCGCGGCAAGTATCCCGACTACAGCAACCGCAAGGTGATCTGCGCCTTCTGCGTCCGCCGCTTCTGGTCCACCGAGGATCTGCGGCGCCACATGCGCACCCACTCGGGGGAGCGACCCTTCCAGTGTGACATCTGCCTGAGAAAGTTCACTTTAAAGCACAGCATGCTGCGGCACATGAAGAAGCACAGTGGAAGGGCCCACAACGGGGACAATCCGGGATCCGATTGCTCCGATGATGAGCAGGTGATGAGCAGCCCACCGGGCACTCCAGCTCCAGTTGCTCCTCCTGCAGCCACTCCCAATCCTCCAgtgaacaacaacaatagctgCCATgtgaacaacaacaatggggGCGGCGCCGCCGCCAAGGGATTGGGCCTGAAGCTGCCCAAGCTGCATGAGCTCCTGGACAAGGCCAGCGAATGGAGGGCCAGTCGGCTGGGCGAGCACAAGGAGAACCTGGGCGAGGCTACTCCCTCGCCGGCGGCAGTCGCTGGTTCGGATCTAATTGGCAACCTGCTGGGCATCAGCGACCAGGGCATCCTCAACAAGCTGCTCTCCTCCGCCGACGAGGCGGCCAAGCTCCTCGGCGTGGACAACAAGTGA